In the genome of Kiritimatiellia bacterium, one region contains:
- a CDS encoding DNA-binding protein produces MPELNTIGKLALDSVSWTAFFCSVRCPGKIILDSYDLAQKWRAEERPVIGGFHSPVEKEVLKIMLRSTAPLCIALARGLPKRIPAEYKPHLEKGRLLLASFHDAKVKRATKESAEERNFAVASLAEKIFVAYAAPGGKTETFCRAIARLNKPCFTFKHEANQNLISMGFKAIE; encoded by the coding sequence ATGCCGGAACTGAATACCATAGGCAAGCTCGCCCTTGATAGCGTAAGTTGGACCGCGTTTTTCTGCTCGGTGCGTTGTCCGGGGAAAATCATTCTGGACTCTTATGATTTGGCCCAGAAATGGCGCGCTGAGGAGCGGCCGGTCATCGGCGGATTTCATTCGCCGGTTGAAAAGGAGGTCTTGAAAATCATGCTCCGTTCAACCGCGCCGCTCTGCATTGCCCTTGCCAGGGGATTGCCGAAACGAATTCCCGCCGAATATAAGCCGCATCTTGAGAAAGGAAGATTGCTCCTTGCTTCGTTCCACGACGCAAAGGTCAAACGGGCCACAAAAGAATCCGCCGAAGAGCGCAATTTTGCCGTTGCCTCCCTGGCCGAAAAAATCTTCGTCGCCTATGCCGCCCCGGGCGGTAAAACCGAAACATTCTGCCGCGCCATAGCCAGGCTGAACAAACCATGTTTCACGTTCAAACATGAAGCGAACCAGAATCTGATTTCAATGGGATTCAAGGCAATTGAATGA
- a CDS encoding glycosyltransferase family 39 protein, with the protein MKFVFPIISRRKALIFLNAVYLAAGLAWIILIPYNNAPDENTHFHYSVEFILQHHRLPVWGVDDIERFRHALSSYNQLPALNYVLYAIGAETGRKLFGLEPYLGARLVSLLWGLVFLNFLFLAARELCAGEKNALIAAAAFVLIPQVFFSFCYVNGDAHSLAIAAVFTFALARFFRRPDTTGIIFAGAAIGLLFSAKYNYYIYFPCLAVLLAWTAWRGAVSPKTIVRLAISAVVLSLLISGFWFIRNYFLYNSPLPLFLSEEISSGAALAREVHPVNRGLSIASLGWLVKQGFIRSTFDSFFAVFGYLNVGFRRWVYLILELAVPALAALFAIDLLRKKDRGAIRALIALCLMAGAVIGMHVWACLTFDYQAQGRYNFTLIAPATLFAAWATTRVPSLKKYVFIFLIMTAGLFIGANVLIARTYAPPVRFFISQTDRTGGAERTEKVATSAKRVEKNYYATPALAWNKAGGGIRIEFSKKFLARYRDLKIELETDNGLEIISDWNAAPPREITGLIYDGRLNAFETRGGNAGFSLFLRATDAAVRSIKITCRIENRRLYDPDL; encoded by the coding sequence ATGAAATTTGTTTTTCCCATAATCAGTCGTCGGAAAGCCCTGATTTTTCTGAACGCCGTCTACCTTGCCGCGGGGCTGGCCTGGATAATTCTCATACCCTACAACAACGCGCCGGACGAAAACACCCATTTTCATTACAGCGTTGAATTCATTCTACAGCACCACCGCCTGCCGGTCTGGGGCGTTGATGATATTGAGCGTTTCCGCCACGCCCTTTCCAGTTATAACCAGTTGCCGGCGCTGAATTACGTCCTTTACGCCATCGGCGCGGAAACGGGCCGGAAACTTTTCGGACTGGAACCTTATCTCGGCGCGCGGCTGGTTTCACTGCTCTGGGGGCTTGTCTTTTTGAATTTTCTCTTCCTGGCGGCGCGGGAATTGTGCGCCGGCGAAAAAAACGCCCTGATCGCCGCCGCGGCTTTCGTCCTGATTCCGCAGGTTTTTTTCTCATTCTGCTACGTCAACGGCGACGCCCATTCGCTCGCCATCGCGGCCGTGTTCACGTTCGCCCTGGCGCGTTTTTTCCGCCGGCCGGACACGACCGGCATTATTTTTGCGGGCGCGGCAATCGGTTTGTTATTTTCGGCCAAATACAATTATTACATTTATTTTCCCTGCCTGGCGGTACTGCTTGCCTGGACGGCCTGGCGCGGCGCGGTTTCCCCGAAAACCATCGTCCGACTGGCGATTTCCGCGGTTGTTTTAAGCCTGCTTATTTCCGGCTTCTGGTTTATCCGCAATTATTTCCTGTACAACAGCCCCCTGCCCCTCTTTTTAAGCGAAGAAATTTCTAGCGGGGCGGCCCTGGCGCGGGAAGTCCATCCGGTCAACCGCGGCCTGAGCATCGCCTCGCTGGGATGGCTGGTCAAGCAGGGTTTTATCAGGTCTACTTTTGATTCGTTTTTCGCCGTCTTCGGGTATTTGAACGTCGGCTTCCGCCGCTGGGTTTACCTGATCCTGGAATTGGCGGTCCCGGCGCTGGCGGCGTTGTTTGCAATTGACCTGCTCCGCAAAAAAGACCGGGGGGCCATCCGGGCGCTGATCGCCTTGTGCCTCATGGCGGGCGCCGTGATCGGCATGCATGTCTGGGCCTGCCTGACCTTTGATTATCAGGCCCAGGGCCGCTATAATTTCACGTTAATCGCGCCGGCCACGCTTTTTGCGGCCTGGGCAACAACGCGCGTTCCCTCCCTGAAAAAATATGTCTTTATTTTCCTGATAATGACGGCCGGACTGTTTATCGGCGCAAATGTTCTCATCGCCCGCACCTACGCTCCCCCGGTCCGTTTTTTTATTTCGCAAACGGACCGGACCGGCGGCGCGGAACGGACGGAGAAGGTTGCGACATCCGCCAAACGCGTTGAAAAAAATTATTACGCCACGCCCGCGCTTGCCTGGAACAAGGCCGGCGGCGGAATACGGATCGAATTTTCAAAAAAATTTCTCGCGCGTTACCGCGATTTGAAAATTGAGCTTGAAACGGATAACGGATTGGAGATTATCAGCGACTGGAACGCAGCGCCGCCGCGGGAAATAACCGGCCTGATTTACGACGGCCGGCTCAACGCCTTTGAAACCCGCGGCGGAAACGCCGGTTTCAGCCTGTTCTTGAGGGCAACGGACGCGGCGGTCCGGAGCATTAAAATCACCTGCCGGATTGAAAACCGCCGGCTTTACGATCCGGACTTATGA
- a CDS encoding Eco57I restriction-modification methylase domain-containing protein, with protein sequence MPLNLNKARKCLANFDFQSLFIDELGWSHPVSNQALPMKIKDAVFTRQQIAQLAGVVVLEIVSKDGQIPDAKTRLALHREISALYHENLLIFVGERRTQSLWYWTKRQDGRISARNHIYVRGQPGDLFLSKLNAMVFDLSDFDDSGNVPLLQVTESLKEALDVERVTKDFFVKFDAERLEFTELIKGIDVRRDQEWYASVLLNRLMFVYFLQRKFFLDSGDERYLQNKLEQSRKKDRDLYYEKFLKVLFFEGFAKPEAKRADQTNELLGKIKYLNGGLFLKHRIEIDWPEISIPDKAFENLFALFGRYSWNLNDTPGGEDNEINPDVLGYIFEKYINQKAFGAYYTRPEITEYLCERTIHRLILDTVNKADAASNRVKKSGREAVSTFQSMGDLLLALNPPLCKKLLREILPNLRLLDPACGSAAFLVSAMKTLINVYAAVIGKIEFLNDRGLHDWLKKIQKEHKSVSYFIKRSIITNNLFGVDIMEEAIEIAKLRLFLALVASANSADDLEPLPNIEFNIMAGNSLIGLLRVDEKDFDKFAHDLASKAFFKDYRQVLEEKNHLVGLYRRATAYAEDLQSLRDGIEEKKQKAIGTLNRLLLDQFQGIKYEEATWDEKKNCEGKAKKRSLNEEDIKALKPFHWGYEFDEIINRKTGLSSAVCQSEGGSALRSLDEGGFDAIITNPPWEIFKPNAKEFFEEFSALVSKKKMTIKDFEKEQAKLLKDVDIREAWMKYQGEYPHVSAFFRSAPQFKNQISIINGKKAGTDINLYKLFVEQCFNLLRKGGYCGIVIPSGIYTDLGTKQLREMLFGQTRITGLFCFENRKEIFEGVHRSYKFLVLSFEKGNVTKTFPAAFMRHDVGELERFPQEDAINISVELIRRLSPDSLSIREFKNERDVQIAKKISQFPRLGEKLSNRWNLVLGNEFHMTNDSHLFKTEPGKGRLSLYEGKMIWQFDNHLSKARYWIEEKEGRKAILVREPDKGQKLGYQGYRLGHRSIASSTNERTMIAAILPQRFFFGHSINASRAVMTGADMLLVVSLLNSYVFDYTLRSSISSNLTMFFVYQLPVPRLTENDAAFWPIVKRASRLICTTPEFDNLAKEVGLKNHKDGAASPAERAKLRAELDGLIAHLYGLTEDEFAYILTTFPLVKDEIKQAASQAYRDAQEGLIK encoded by the coding sequence ATGCCGTTGAATCTTAACAAAGCGCGAAAATGCCTGGCGAATTTTGATTTCCAAAGCCTTTTCATTGACGAATTGGGCTGGTCGCACCCGGTTTCTAATCAAGCCTTACCCATGAAAATCAAGGACGCGGTCTTCACGCGCCAGCAGATTGCGCAATTGGCCGGAGTTGTTGTTCTTGAGATTGTATCCAAAGACGGCCAAATACCTGACGCTAAAACCCGTCTAGCCTTGCACAGGGAAATATCCGCGCTATATCATGAAAACCTTTTGATCTTCGTGGGCGAACGCCGCACGCAAAGCCTCTGGTATTGGACAAAACGGCAGGATGGCAGAATCTCCGCCCGGAATCATATCTATGTCCGCGGTCAGCCGGGCGATCTCTTCTTAAGCAAACTCAATGCCATGGTGTTTGACTTGAGCGACTTCGATGACTCCGGCAACGTGCCTTTATTGCAGGTCACGGAAAGCCTGAAAGAAGCCCTGGACGTTGAGCGCGTTACCAAGGACTTTTTCGTCAAGTTTGACGCCGAGCGCCTGGAGTTCACGGAACTTATCAAAGGCATTGATGTCAGGCGTGATCAAGAATGGTATGCCTCCGTCCTGCTCAATCGCCTGATGTTCGTTTACTTCCTGCAGCGAAAATTCTTTCTTGATAGCGGTGATGAGCGCTATTTGCAAAACAAGCTGGAGCAAAGCCGCAAAAAAGACCGTGATCTTTATTACGAAAAGTTTCTGAAAGTCTTGTTCTTTGAAGGATTCGCCAAACCGGAAGCCAAGCGCGCCGATCAAACCAACGAGCTTCTTGGAAAGATCAAATACCTGAACGGAGGACTCTTCCTCAAACATCGCATTGAGATAGACTGGCCGGAAATATCCATTCCGGACAAAGCGTTTGAAAACCTGTTTGCCCTCTTTGGGCGCTATTCTTGGAACCTGAATGATACGCCCGGCGGCGAGGATAACGAAATCAATCCGGACGTGCTCGGCTATATCTTTGAGAAATATATCAACCAGAAAGCCTTCGGCGCCTACTACACCCGCCCGGAAATCACCGAATACCTCTGCGAGCGCACAATCCACCGCCTGATCCTCGATACCGTCAATAAAGCAGACGCGGCTTCCAACCGCGTTAAGAAAAGCGGCAGGGAGGCCGTTTCTACGTTCCAGAGCATGGGCGACCTCCTGCTTGCCTTGAACCCGCCGCTCTGCAAGAAACTTCTGCGCGAAATCCTGCCGAATCTGCGGTTGCTGGACCCGGCCTGCGGTTCAGCCGCCTTCCTTGTGTCGGCCATGAAGACGCTTATCAACGTCTATGCCGCCGTCATCGGCAAGATTGAATTTCTGAACGACCGTGGTCTGCATGACTGGCTGAAGAAAATCCAGAAGGAGCATAAGAGCGTTTCCTATTTCATCAAACGTAGTATAATCACCAATAATCTCTTCGGCGTGGACATTATGGAAGAGGCCATTGAAATCGCCAAGCTCCGCCTGTTCCTTGCCCTTGTGGCCTCCGCCAATTCCGCGGATGATCTTGAACCGCTCCCGAATATTGAGTTCAACATCATGGCCGGCAATTCGCTGATCGGACTGCTCCGGGTGGATGAGAAAGATTTTGACAAGTTTGCGCATGATCTGGCCAGCAAGGCTTTCTTCAAGGATTATCGGCAGGTGTTGGAGGAGAAAAATCACCTGGTCGGTCTCTACCGCCGGGCCACCGCTTATGCCGAGGACCTGCAATCCTTGCGCGACGGAATCGAGGAGAAGAAGCAGAAGGCCATCGGCACTCTCAATCGTCTTTTGTTGGATCAGTTTCAAGGGATCAAGTACGAGGAAGCAACCTGGGACGAGAAGAAGAACTGCGAAGGCAAGGCAAAAAAACGTTCTCTCAACGAAGAAGATATCAAAGCCCTCAAACCGTTCCACTGGGGTTACGAGTTTGATGAGATCATCAACCGCAAAACGGGCTTGTCCTCCGCAGTTTGTCAGAGTGAAGGGGGGTCTGCCCTCCGCAGCCTTGACGAAGGAGGGTTTGACGCCATCATTACTAATCCGCCGTGGGAAATCTTCAAGCCTAATGCAAAGGAGTTCTTCGAAGAATTTTCCGCCCTGGTCAGCAAGAAGAAGATGACCATCAAGGACTTTGAAAAAGAACAGGCCAAACTCCTCAAGGACGTGGATATCCGTGAAGCGTGGATGAAATACCAGGGCGAATATCCGCACGTCAGCGCGTTTTTTCGCTCCGCCCCGCAGTTTAAAAACCAGATCAGTATCATAAACGGCAAAAAAGCCGGCACTGACATCAATCTCTACAAGCTTTTTGTGGAACAATGTTTCAATCTGCTTCGCAAAGGCGGCTATTGCGGCATTGTCATTCCAAGCGGAATTTACACCGATCTGGGGACCAAACAACTGCGTGAAATGTTGTTCGGGCAGACCAGGATTACAGGATTGTTCTGCTTTGAGAACCGGAAAGAGATATTTGAAGGCGTACACAGGAGTTATAAATTCCTCGTCTTATCGTTTGAGAAAGGCAATGTTACTAAGACTTTCCCGGCCGCCTTCATGCGCCACGACGTGGGCGAGCTTGAACGTTTCCCGCAGGAAGACGCCATCAATATTTCAGTGGAACTTATCCGCCGCCTTTCGCCGGATTCGCTCTCGATAAGGGAATTTAAAAATGAGAGAGATGTCCAAATCGCTAAAAAAATCAGTCAGTTCCCGAGACTGGGCGAGAAGTTGTCTAATCGCTGGAATCTTGTTCTTGGAAATGAATTTCACATGACCAATGACAGCCATCTTTTCAAAACTGAACCAGGCAAAGGGCGCTTATCGTTGTATGAAGGCAAAATGATCTGGCAGTTCGATAATCACTTGTCAAAAGCGCGTTACTGGATTGAAGAAAAAGAGGGACGGAAGGCAATTCTTGTGCGTGAACCAGATAAAGGCCAGAAACTCGGCTACCAAGGATACAGACTGGGACATCGTTCGATCGCCTCCAGCACAAACGAGAGAACAATGATTGCCGCCATCTTGCCTCAAAGGTTTTTTTTCGGGCATTCGATCAACGCAAGTCGTGCAGTAATGACAGGGGCCGACATGTTACTGGTTGTATCATTGCTCAACAGCTATGTTTTTGACTACACTTTGCGGTCCAGCATCTCATCCAACCTCACGATGTTCTTTGTGTATCAACTCCCTGTCCCGCGTCTGACCGAGAATGACGCGGCGTTCTGGCCGATTGTGAAACGGGCGTCGCGGTTGATCTGTACCACTCCGGAATTTGACAACCTGGCAAAAGAAGTCGGACTGAAAAACCACAAGGACGGCGCAGCCAGTCCGGCGGAACGCGCCAAACTCCGCGCCGAACTTGACGGCCTGATCGCCCATCTCTACGGCCTGACCGAGGATGAATTTGCCTATATTCTGACGACTTTTCCGCTTGTTAAAGATGAAATTAAACAAGCCGCTTCGCAGGCCTACCGCGATGCGCAGGAAGGGCTGATCAAATGA
- a CDS encoding macro domain-containing protein, which translates to MKIIVGNILQSKAQTLVNTVNCIGVMGKGIALEFKKKFPEMFDDYLKKCEHGEVKPGVPYIFKTLFPPQIVNFPTKDHWKSASKITDIEKGLNFLLAHYKEWGITSLAIPPLGCGNGQLEWRIVGPLIYKYIRQMDIPVEMFAPYNTNPKELTAEFLEQDVGSPGAKSATPLQYGINPAWVALVDILHRIEQQPYHWPVGRVIFQKIAYVATQEGLPTGFTYQRSSFGPFSKDLKNAQSKLINSNLLQEERVGQKFLIQVGPNFETVRKRYESSLNQWSAIIDKTTDLFMRMNTNQAEVVATVIFATHSLKKNNGKIPTETEALASVMEWKQKRRPPLDKKEVASTIRNLGILHWLDVRPDPNLSVPEEEAILA; encoded by the coding sequence ATGAAAATTATTGTCGGCAACATCCTGCAATCAAAAGCTCAAACTCTGGTTAATACGGTTAACTGTATTGGAGTTATGGGCAAGGGGATCGCCTTGGAGTTCAAAAAGAAATTCCCCGAGATGTTCGACGATTATCTGAAAAAGTGCGAGCATGGGGAGGTCAAACCCGGTGTTCCGTATATCTTCAAAACGCTTTTCCCGCCACAAATCGTCAATTTCCCGACAAAGGATCACTGGAAGTCGGCTTCGAAAATTACTGATATCGAAAAAGGCTTGAATTTCCTGCTGGCGCATTACAAGGAATGGGGAATCACTTCGCTGGCTATTCCGCCGCTCGGTTGCGGCAATGGACAGTTGGAATGGCGGATAGTCGGTCCGCTAATCTACAAATACATCAGGCAGATGGATATTCCGGTGGAAATGTTCGCTCCTTATAATACGAATCCGAAAGAACTTACAGCAGAGTTTCTGGAACAGGATGTCGGTTCGCCCGGCGCAAAATCAGCCACACCGCTTCAATACGGAATAAATCCAGCCTGGGTGGCGCTCGTGGATATTCTGCACAGGATTGAGCAACAGCCCTATCACTGGCCCGTTGGCAGAGTCATCTTTCAAAAAATAGCTTATGTGGCCACACAGGAAGGTTTGCCGACGGGTTTTACATATCAGCGCTCAAGCTTTGGGCCATTCTCGAAGGACCTGAAGAACGCACAATCCAAACTGATCAACAGCAATCTTCTTCAGGAAGAGCGTGTCGGGCAAAAGTTCCTCATCCAGGTCGGCCCGAATTTTGAGACTGTTCGCAAGAGATATGAATCGTCTCTCAACCAATGGTCGGCGATCATTGACAAAACGACTGACTTATTTATGCGGATGAACACCAACCAGGCCGAGGTAGTCGCAACGGTTATATTTGCGACACATTCATTGAAGAAAAACAATGGAAAGATTCCAACTGAAACAGAAGCTCTTGCCTCAGTTATGGAGTGGAAACAGAAACGCCGGCCGCCATTAGACAAGAAAGAAGTGGCTTCAACAATACGCAACTTGGGCATACTCCATTGGCTGGATGTGCGGCCTGATCCAAATCTGTCAGTGCCGGAAGAAGAAGCCATTCTTGCCTGA
- a CDS encoding DUF4433 domain-containing protein: MATEKTRKKTVNRSDITELHFIAPIANVPSIMKHGILSHSQAKLVQHDSVAMPEIQEKRQNKQIPGARLLHEYANLYFDAHNPMLSKLRAHNDSICILRINTAVLDIAGAIIADRNAASKWARFNPSPAGLTLLNKDMVFTKYWTSRNEFQEWEQKAVKCAEVLVPDTVDPKFIIGVYVANQTALTALQALNLNLPAAVKSDIFF; encoded by the coding sequence TTGGCGACGGAGAAGACAAGAAAAAAAACAGTGAATCGTTCTGACATAACGGAACTGCATTTCATCGCGCCAATAGCCAATGTGCCGTCAATAATGAAACACGGTATATTGTCGCACAGCCAAGCAAAACTGGTTCAACATGATTCCGTCGCCATGCCGGAAATTCAGGAAAAGCGGCAAAACAAACAGATTCCAGGCGCCCGGCTGCTCCATGAATACGCAAATTTGTATTTTGATGCCCATAATCCCATGCTCAGCAAGCTAAGAGCGCATAACGATTCCATTTGCATATTGCGGATCAACACCGCTGTTCTTGATATTGCCGGCGCAATAATTGCCGACCGGAATGCTGCCAGCAAGTGGGCCCGTTTTAATCCATCCCCCGCTGGCCTGACTCTATTAAACAAAGATATGGTGTTTACCAAATACTGGACGAGCCGAAACGAATTCCAGGAGTGGGAACAAAAGGCCGTAAAATGCGCAGAGGTGCTTGTGCCGGACACAGTTGACCCAAAATTCATTATCGGGGTCTATGTGGCCAATCAGACGGCATTGACTGCCCTGCAGGCGCTTAATCTGAACTTGCCTGCAGCGGTTAAATCGGATATATTTTTTTAA
- a CDS encoding class I SAM-dependent methyltransferase: MKPDPDYGEYLKQWANLYQDQNYDKGPTGYFLKKSHAWSEADFGPEAYFGKVLEVGAGTGMHVRFVRHKYDEYWLTDCNPPLMEKIELPDAAGARGKIRLAKEDAAQLTFPDASFDRVIAAHVLEHLCQPHRVLREWVRVLKPGGIISLVLPCDPGLLWRLGRYAVARNKFIKTGFEYDYWMAREHVNPVNNIVSFVRYYFPDVRERWRPGRVPSMDLNLFYIAHISIK, encoded by the coding sequence ATGAAACCGGACCCGGATTACGGCGAGTACCTCAAGCAATGGGCCAACCTCTACCAGGACCAGAACTACGATAAGGGACCGACCGGTTATTTTCTCAAAAAAAGCCATGCCTGGTCCGAAGCCGATTTCGGTCCGGAGGCGTACTTCGGAAAAGTCCTGGAAGTCGGCGCCGGAACCGGCATGCACGTCCGGTTTGTCCGCCACAAATACGACGAATACTGGCTCACGGATTGCAATCCGCCGCTCATGGAAAAAATTGAGCTCCCGGATGCGGCGGGCGCGCGCGGAAAAATTCGTCTGGCGAAGGAAGACGCCGCGCAACTGACTTTCCCCGACGCCTCCTTTGACCGGGTAATCGCCGCCCACGTGCTTGAACACCTTTGCCAGCCGCACCGCGTCCTGCGCGAATGGGTCCGCGTCCTGAAACCGGGCGGGATTATCTCGCTGGTTCTGCCCTGCGATCCCGGCCTGCTCTGGCGTCTGGGGCGCTACGCCGTCGCCCGGAACAAATTCATCAAAACCGGCTTTGAATACGATTACTGGATGGCGCGGGAACACGTGAATCCGGTCAATAACATCGTGTCTTTTGTCCGTTATTATTTTCCGGACGTGCGCGAGCGCTGGCGGCCGGGTCGCGTGCCTTCCATGGATTTGAACCTGTTTTACATCGCGCATATTTCAATAAAATGA
- a CDS encoding glycosyltransferase family 2 protein, with the protein MNPKIAVVIPCYKARASVLDVIKKIGPEVWRIYVVDDACPENSGQHVKTSISDPRVQVIFNGKNLGVGGAVMAGYRAALAEGAEVIVKIDGDGQMDPAMIPRFTAPIRKGRADYTKGNRFYDLAHIARMPTARLFGNAILSFMAKLSTGYWNIFDPTNGYTAIHARVAAFLPMDRVSRRYFFETDMLFRLNTMRAVVVDIPMDAVYGGEQSHLKISSILWEFLARHAHNLAKRIFYNYFLRDMTLASVELVVGGGLFVFGLVFGGAHWIKGIHNHTPTPLGTIMIAAMSLLVGLQLILAFLGFDIGNVPKRPVHDDLPDSHH; encoded by the coding sequence ATGAATCCAAAAATTGCCGTTGTCATCCCGTGCTATAAAGCGCGCGCAAGCGTTTTGGACGTAATAAAAAAAATCGGGCCCGAAGTCTGGCGCATCTACGTAGTGGACGACGCCTGCCCGGAAAACAGCGGACAGCATGTCAAAACATCAATCAGCGACCCGCGCGTGCAGGTTATCTTCAACGGCAAAAACCTCGGGGTCGGCGGGGCGGTGATGGCCGGGTACCGGGCGGCCCTCGCCGAAGGGGCCGAAGTGATCGTCAAAATTGACGGCGACGGGCAAATGGACCCCGCGATGATCCCGAGATTTACGGCGCCCATCCGCAAGGGGCGGGCGGACTACACCAAGGGCAACCGTTTTTACGACCTGGCGCACATCGCGCGCATGCCGACGGCGCGGCTTTTCGGCAACGCGATTCTTTCCTTCATGGCAAAACTTTCCACCGGCTATTGGAACATTTTTGACCCCACCAACGGCTATACCGCCATTCACGCCAGAGTGGCGGCTTTTCTGCCGATGGACCGCGTCAGCCGGCGCTATTTTTTTGAGACCGACATGCTTTTCCGCCTGAACACCATGCGGGCGGTGGTGGTTGATATCCCCATGGACGCCGTGTACGGCGGCGAACAGAGCCATTTGAAAATATCCAGCATTCTCTGGGAATTTTTGGCCCGGCACGCGCACAACCTGGCCAAGCGCATTTTTTACAATTATTTTCTCCGGGACATGACGCTCGCCTCGGTGGAACTGGTCGTCGGCGGCGGCTTGTTCGTTTTCGGCCTTGTTTTTGGCGGCGCGCACTGGATCAAGGGCATTCATAACCACACGCCGACGCCCCTGGGCACCATCATGATCGCGGCCATGTCCCTGTTGGTTGGCCTCCAGTTGATACTGGCCTTTCTCGGATTTGATATCGGGAATGTGCCGAAAAGGCCCGTTCATGACGACCTGCCGGACAGTCATCATTAA
- a CDS encoding metallophosphoesterase: MTMKIAAIADFHYNPRGNILSPARRGEIADILFLRAVHRINRFIRPDLTVILGDILDAGNTSEAAAGLERIRATAALLKSPWIAIPGNHDVTHENFYSVFPRPAETTDIKNTRFVTFLDPEEPGFNARRTRPDLARMTQARAGWRGQIIALQHTPLFPPGRDECPYNYINADEIIAAMRRNGILLALGGHYHKGVGLIRDDGVNFLAAPALCEAPFSFLEINVSGDAVSVARHDLCLPETLKLWDTHVHTQFAYCSENMEITKTMRLARDFGLAGLTFTEHSGQLYFDNDTYWNYSFLAGGFDAIKKENDRMDAYLAALAGAGCLLPNTGLEADCSFGGKPFVRPADRRRVGRLLGSVHALASLKNPRPDMQKVCDEFLAMTEGLVRSGIDVLAHPFRLFSRAKTEIPEQFYDRVVRLLKENNAAAEINFHTQTTPETFIRRCLAAGVKLALGSDAHNLYEIGELSPHLALLRACGFNGDLKEILLNTGPEP; the protein is encoded by the coding sequence ATGACCATGAAAATCGCGGCCATAGCCGATTTCCATTACAATCCGCGCGGAAATATTTTATCTCCAGCCCGCCGCGGCGAGATTGCCGATATTCTCTTCCTGCGCGCGGTTCACCGCATCAACCGCTTTATCCGGCCCGACCTGACCGTCATTCTCGGCGATATCCTTGACGCCGGAAATACGTCGGAAGCGGCCGCGGGTCTGGAACGGATACGCGCAACGGCCGCCCTGCTCAAATCGCCCTGGATCGCCATTCCGGGCAATCACGATGTTACCCATGAAAATTTTTATTCGGTTTTCCCGCGGCCGGCGGAAACAACCGACATCAAAAATACGCGTTTTGTGACATTCCTGGACCCGGAAGAACCCGGCTTTAATGCGCGGAGAACACGCCCGGACTTGGCGCGCATGACGCAGGCGCGCGCGGGATGGCGCGGACAGATCATCGCGCTGCAGCACACGCCTCTCTTCCCGCCCGGCCGGGACGAATGCCCGTATAATTATATAAATGCCGATGAAATTATCGCGGCCATGCGCCGCAACGGCATTTTGCTCGCGCTCGGCGGACATTACCACAAGGGGGTTGGCCTCATCAGGGACGACGGCGTCAATTTCCTGGCGGCGCCGGCCCTGTGCGAGGCTCCTTTTTCCTTCCTTGAAATCAATGTTTCCGGCGACGCAGTCAGCGTCGCGCGGCACGATTTGTGTCTGCCGGAAACACTGAAATTATGGGATACGCACGTCCATACCCAATTCGCCTATTGCTCGGAAAACATGGAGATAACTAAAACCATGCGGCTGGCGCGGGATTTCGGGCTGGCCGGCCTGACTTTCACCGAACACTCGGGACAGCTCTATTTTGACAATGATACTTACTGGAATTACTCCTTCCTGGCGGGGGGATTTGATGCGATCAAAAAAGAAAACGACCGGATGGACGCCTACCTTGCGGCCCTGGCCGGCGCCGGATGCCTTCTTCCGAACACCGGCCTGGAAGCGGATTGTTCTTTTGGCGGAAAACCTTTCGTGCGGCCGGCGGACCGCCGGCGCGTCGGCCGCCTGCTGGGGTCCGTACACGCCCTCGCTTCCCTTAAAAATCCGCGTCCGGACATGCAGAAGGTTTGCGACGAATTTCTCGCCATGACCGAGGGGCTCGTTCGTTCCGGCATTGACGTTCTGGCGCATCCGTTCCGTCTGTTTTCCAGGGCCAAAACGGAAATTCCAGAGCAATTTTACGACCGGGTCGTCCGGCTGCTGAAAGAAAACAACGCGGCGGCCGAAATCAACTTTCATACCCAGACCACCCCCGAAACATTCATCCGCCGCTGCCTGGCCGCCGGCGTAAAACTGGCGCTCGGCAGCGACGCCCATAACCTTTATGAAATCGGCGAACTGTCGCCGCACCTGGCATTGCTGCGCGCCTGCGGCTTTAACGGCGATCTGAAAGAAATTCTGCTGAACACCGGGCCGGAACCGTGA